The sequence below is a genomic window from Aphanothece sacrum FPU1.
CATCACCGCTTTTTGTATTAATTGATTAGCCGCATTTTCCCTAATTTCTAATTTTCTGGCGACAATTTGTTCATTAACTTCATCAGCATATAACATCGTATTAAGAGCAACTAAAGATTTACCCTCTCGGTGCAAAATTTCTAAAATTTTCAGTTTTAAAGATTCAATCTGTGGCGTTCCTCTGAGTCTTTGTTGCTTAATATTTCCGCTTTTATCTTGTGTTACCTCTGTCACTAAAGGACAAGCCGCAATCATGACAATTTCATCAGCAGAAAGTAATTCTTTGACTCGATCATCCCTAATTTTTTCATAAATTGCTAAGCGATCAACTTCAGGATATTGATCAATTTTATTAAAAGCTAAAATCATCGGTTTTCCCGCTTCTCGTAATTGAGATAAAGCCTCAAACTCAACTTTTGTCATATCTCCCGCAATAATAAATAAGATTAAATCTACCTGTTTAGCCATCTGATGGGCTAACATTTCTCTCGTTTTTCCATCAATTTCATCAATACCAGGAGTATCAATTAATTGTATTTGAGAATTACCCCATCCCGATAAAACTAATCTTTGTACACCCTGTAAACTCTGATCTTCTTCTAACTTCCAATTAGCTGTATCAATAGTTTGAGTTACACCATGAAGGGGCCCAGTTGCAAAAATAGATTGTCCTAATAAAGCATTTAAAACCGAAGATTTACCCCTACCTACCATACCAAAAGCAGCAATTTGTACGACTGATTGCTCTAATTTTTCTAACATTTCTGTTAGATGATCGAGTTCAAATTCTAAACCGATTTGTTCCTGAGAAGTTAAATCTAGACGATTAACCAAATTTCTCAAGGTATCTTGTGCTTGTTTATAGTTTAATTCTTCCTGAATCGCTTCAAAACTCAGAATAGTTTCATCTAAGTCTGAAAAATTCCATTGATCATCAAAAGTTGGCTCAGACATTCCCTAATTTATAGTAACAAGTGCATAATTCTATTATCAATCAAATGACAATATAAGTAAGTAGACAAAATTAATTACACAAAAATAGAAGTTAGGGAACAATTAAGTTGCGATCGCCCCCTTGACTCTCCCGACATCTTGCTAGAAAATGTATGATAAGCTATAATCTTTAATATAGTGGGTTAAGACGCGCCCTAAAACTTATTAGTTTGCCCTCAAAATCGTTGCTTCGTCTAACCCACCCTAGGAATCATAAGCTTTAATTATTATTTAATACGTTTTTTGTGACGTTCTAAACTATCTTGTAATAAGTTGAGGACTTCTGTTGCGCTCGCAATAACTTGATTGGGACTAAAACCAGCTTGAGCAAGTTCTTTATAGAAAGATTTGGCGACAATTTTAGCTAATTTTGTCGGATTAGAATGAAGTGCGACAGCAGGTTGTCGATTATTTTCGATAACATCTCTAATAACAGCAACTTCAACAAATTTTGAGCGCATAATAGTTTGTAATTGGGCTATTTGTAAAGATTTACCAACAAATAAAGCAAAAATTTCGACTATATCTAACTCATCTTCAACAAAGCTAGGTCGTTCTAAAGGAATACTAACATTAATTACTCCAACTACTTGTTGACTTAAAATAATAGGGACAGACATTAAACTATTATGACCCTCATCGAGATAACGAGCATTAGTAACAAACTTAGATTGAGTAAGATCCTTAATTAATAGGGGTTCTCTCGTTGCTGCGACGTAACCAGCAATGCCCTCATTAAGTTTAGTCACTTCTGCGTAAGCTGAAGTAGGTAAATTTCCGTAATGAGTAAATACTCGCAGATAGGGGTCATTGACGGAATCGTCAGATTCATCAGAAAATAACATGATAGAACAACGTTGAGATCTCAAAATTTGGGCTGTCAGCTTAGCCGCCTCAGCTAAACCATTTTCTAAGTTAATCGGTTCTTCTAAGAGGTTAGATACCCGAACCAATTGAAACATAAAGTTATTATCGTCGTTCATATGTACTCTCCAGATAGTAAGTATACTTTAATACTTACCGATTTCCTTGAAAACGTTAAAAAATTTTTCTTGAGGTCATGTTAATTTAGGGAAGATTTTGGGAACATTAGAATTATAGCCCCTTACTCTTTATGAGTCGTGATGAGTAATGTTTCAGAAGTTCGTCATATCTTAGTAATCGCTGACCAAAAATCACGAAGAATTGTTCCTTTAGCCCAGAGCAATTATTCTATTGGTCGTGATCCTAATAGTAGTATTTTATTGTATGATCGGCAAGTTTCTCGCCATCACGCCACCCTTTTACGAATTAATGATGTTCAAAATGAACAACCTTGTTACCGGATAGTTGATGGAAATTTACAAGGAAAAAGAAGCACTAATGGAATTACCATTAATGGTAAATATTGTCTATCTCATGAATTACAACCAGGAGATTTAGTTCGCTTTGGGAGTAAGTCTCAAGCTAATTACTATGTGATTGCTAATTCTGAAGAATTAGATTTATTAAAACAGGGAAATAATCTAGGGAATAAAACTTCTGAATCTAATCATTTAGATACTTTTCTTAACGATCATACGATCATGCCTTTAGAGGAACTTTTCATTGAAGATGAGGAAGAAAACCAAGAAACAATGAGGTTTGGCAAGGTTTGTCAAACAAATAAGCCTAGTCATCAAATTGATCTTTCTTCCTTAATTGATTCAAATCCTTATCCCATTATTGAGATAAATTTTCCTGAAAAAATAACCTATATCAACCCAACAGCAAAAGTTAAATTTCCTGATCTCAATGAGGTTAAATTAGACCATCCTATTTTACAAGGACTGGTTTTAAATTCATCGGGAAAAGATGAAACTTACTTAGTGCGAGAAGTTAAAGTAGATGAAGATTATTATGAACAGCATATTTATTATGCAAAAGATAATAATTCCCTTATGACTTATTTGTTTGATATTACTAAATATAAACAAAGAGAAGAAAAATTAAGAGCGAGTAAAGATCGTTATCGTTTGTTTCTTGAACAAGGAACAGAAGGAATTTTATTAGTCGATAGACAAAGCAAAAATATTATTGAAGCAAATCAAGCTTATTGTAAATTATTAGGTTATAGTAGTGCCGAAATTATTGGTCTAAGTCTTTATGAATTAATTGCCTTAGAACGAGAAGTCATTAAACAAGAATTAGTTCTAGTTACCGCCGAAAAACCCTATATTATTAAAGAATCTCTCCATCGTCACCGTAACGGTTCTTTAATTAGTGTTGCTGGAAAAATTAGTGAGACACTTTATCAAGGACAAGAAGTTTTTTGTTTGGTAATACGAGATATTTTAGAACGGAAACAAGCAGAAGAAAAACTGAAATATCAGTCTTTACATGATCCCTTAACTAATTTACCGAACCGTCTTTTATTAAATAAACAATTAGCGATTGCTTTAGCCCATGCTCAACGTCATCAACATCTCTTAGCGGTTATATTCCTTGATATTGACTCCTTTACTCATATTAATAATACCTTGGGTCATACCATTGGTGATCGGGTTTTACAAAGCTTTGGAAAAAGACTAGAATCTTGTGTTAGGACTGGTGATACAGTATCAAGATGGGGAAGTGATGAATTTACCTTACTCTTACCTCAAATTAGCAATACAGAAGATACAATTAAACTCGCTCAACGAATTTTTGATAATCTACAACGTCCCTTTATTATCGAGGAACATCAATTAAAAATCAAGTGTAGTATCGGTATTGCGGTTTATCCTCAAGATGGAGAAAACTCAGAGATTTTACTGAAGAATGCTGATGCGGCGATGAATCGTACCAAAGAACAAGGACGGAATCATTATCAATTTTATAGTCCTAATTTAACCGATGAATCTTCTCTATTATTAAGAATAGAAAGTCTCTTACATCAAGCAATTGAGAAAAAACAATTTTATTTACATTATCAGCCCCAAATTAGCCTAGCAACAGGTAAAATAGTAGGAATGGAAGCCTTATTACGTTGGCAACATCCATCTTTAGGGGTCATTCCTCCGCAAAAATTTATTCCTTTGGCCGAAAAGACCGATTTAATGTTACATATTAATAAATGGGTGCTGAAAACTGCTTGCGCTCAAAATCGTTCTTGGCAAAAAGACGGTTTACCCTCCATACCCATTGCTGTTAACCTTTGTAGTCGGGAGTTTCAACAACCTAATCTAGCAGAAATTGTGGCTAGAGTTTTGGATGAAACCGCATTAGACCCTCAGTGGTTAGAATTAGAAGTGACTGAGTTAACCTTAAGACAACATTTGAATTTAGCGCGTAAAACCCTCAAAGATTTACAAAATTTAGGGGTTCGTATCGCTTTAGATGATTTTGGTCGCGGTTTTTCTTCTTTAGGCTATCTCAAACAATTTTCGTTCCGTACTCTTAAAATAGATCAAGAGTTTATTCGAGATTTTCGAGGAACATCAGAGGAAATGGGCTTAATTTCAGCCGTTTTAGCTATTGGACGCGGATTTAATATTCGAGTCGTGGCCGAAGGTGTGGAAACACCAGAACAACTTCAGCTATTACGAGAAATTGACTGTCAAGAAGTACAAGGCTATTTATTTAGTTATCCTTTATCAGCAAAGGAGGCCACAGAATTTTTAGGAAAAATGGCCAGAGAACCGTAAATATTGAATTGTTGAATAAACCTGGTTCTACGGGATTTGCTATGCTAAACTGATAATTAATAAAAAGCTAAAGCCCTTTCTCATACCGCCTAAGCGGTTGCTGTCGGGAGTATGTCACCATAAACTAAGGGAAGCTAAACCTAAATAGCTAATTCCTTCAGGGGTTACATCAAATCGACAAGGTAACACTTTAACCCCCTTTTCTATGGCTTCCTGAAATAATTCCCCATAAGTGGGATCAAATTCATTTCCAGGGGCAAAAAAACCGCAATCTCCCCGATTAATAAAATACAACATGATGGGGTTTGCTTCTGGTAAAAGGGCCATTAATTCTTTTAAATGTTTTTGACCCCGACTGGTGACAGTATCAGGAAATAAGGCAATTTCTCCTTGAGATAGGGTCGTATTTTTTACCTCTAAATAAATAGGTGATTCTCCTTTTTCTTGAGTTAAAAGAAAATCAATCCGACTTTTTTTAGCAACACCATAAGGAACTTCTGAACGAATCTGGGTATATTGTCCCACTAAGTCGGGTAAACATTGTTTTTCTAAGGCTAGTTTAATGACTTTATTAGGCAATGCTGTATTAATACCGACCCAAGTATTATTAACTTCAATCATTTCCCAGCTATAGGCTAATTTTCGAGTAGGATTATAACTTTTAGATACATAAACCCTACTTCCGACTGTACATACCCCAATCATGGGCCCCGTATTAGCACAGTGGGCGGTAATGATTTCTCCTGATTCTAGCTCAATATCCGCTAAAAACCTTTTGTAGCGTTGTTTTAGAATTCCTGGAATTAGGGGCGGATAGGTGTAAATCATCATTAAATTATAAATTATGAATTATGAATTATGAATTATGAATTATGAATTATGAATTATGAATTATAAATTATGAATTATAAATTATGAATTGTAAATTATAAATTATGAATTAATAAGAATTGAACTTAGAATTATAGGTTCTACTGAACCTAGTATGTAAAACTATTAGAAATTATGGGTTTAAACCCGATCGGGTTAAGCTATAAAAACAAAACCCGCCTACGCGGGTTTAATTTAGCCTCTGAAGAGAGGCTTCGTCCCTATAGTATCAGACATAAGGTCTGTGATTTAGACGTTGATTTAACAGAACAAGTCCGGTAGAACCGAATTATACAAAGCTTTCAAGCATTATTTACAATTTACAATTCATAATTTAATGAGGTCTAGACTTTAAAAATCCTAATTTAAAAATCCTAATTTAAAAATCCTAATTTATAATTCATAATTCATAATTCATAATTCATAATTCATAATTCATAATTTATGACCCAATTCTTGCGATCGCAGATAAGCGGCCTTAACTGCTTCAATAATAGCCGAACGAAACCGTCTTTGTTCTAATTGGGCCACACCCGCAATAGTGGTTCCCCCTGGACTGGTTACTTGATCTTTTAATTGGGCCGGATGGATATTAGTAGTTTGCATCAGTTGAGCCGTGCCTAAAACCGTCTGTAACGCCAGTTTAGCCGCAATAGTTCGGGGGAGTCCTGCTGCTACTCCTCCATCCGCCAAAGCCTCTATCATGATGGCGACAAAAGCAGGTCCCGAACCCGATAAACCCGTCACTCCATCCATTAAAGATTCAGGTACGGTAACAACTTCCCCAACCGCCGTAAAAATAGAAGTCGCTAAACTTAGGTGATGAGGTTCAACTGTTTGCCCAGACGAGATCGCACTCATTCCTGCCCCCACAGTCGCCGGAGTATTAGGCATAACTCGAACTACCGGATATACGGGAAAAGCCGCTTGTAAACGGCTTAAAGGGACTCCAGCTAAAATTGAAATAATTAGAGGATAACTAGGTTGAGACTTTATTTCTAATTGGTTGACAACCGTATCGAATACCTGGGGTTTAATGGCTAAGAGTAACGCTTCCGTTGCCGTCAGGGTGTTTGGGTTATCTGAAGTTACCTGAACCCCATAGGTTTGTTCTAAGAACTCTCGTCTTTTCGGTTCTGGTTCACTTACTAATACCTCAGACCCTTGATAAATACCTTGTTGTACAAGACGTGATAGGATTGCTTCTGCCATCACGCCACCACCAATGATGCCTAATCTAATGGACACTAATTTCCAGGTTTAAATAGAAAAAAAGAGAAATTTGGGGATAAGCTCCCGTTAAAACGGTAAAATCACTAAAACGGGAACTCAAACAACCGAACTATTGAACTAAACGATTAACATCTGCTCCCCAACTAGAAATAGGGGAAGAAGAACGAGGCATAATGGGGTTAACATCAGGGACATCGTGCATAGTACCTGAGAGGGTACTTACTTTGACACAACTAGGGGTGAATAAGAAAATGCTCTCCCCAATGCGTTCTTGATGGCCATCGATGGCATAGGTTCCACCAGCGACAAAATCTACCGCTCTTTGAGCTTCTTCTGGGTCCATTGAGTTAAGATTAAGCACAACAGACTTACGTTCCCGTAAAGTTTGGATAACTTCAGGCATTTCGTCAAAAGAATGGGGTTCAACCACCACAACTTCAGCAATACTATTAGTAATGCCAGGCATACCGATGACGTTATCGAGAACGTTATTACTTCTACTAGTTCGCATATTCGATTGTGGGGTTAAATTGTTTAATCTATCTTGTTTGCGCCAGTTGCGTTGTTCATCCTCGGCTGAGGTATCTTGTACTTGATTATCGGGTTCTAAATTACCATAGATTTCTTCATAGGATTCGTTAGAATCATCTTCATCATCTATTGGTTCGTCAATGTTAGCCCAATCTTTCAGCTTTTTGAAAATCATATCCGCAATCTCGTTTTTTTTTACAAGGAGTTAATCAAGCACAAGTTTGTTAAATACCTGATGGCAGTTCACAATTGCAGTTTTAATGGGTTGAGTAAAAGAGAATTTTAGAGCCGCGATCGCTGTTTTATTTTACCGTTCTCGTCTCTTTTTTCCCTTCATCTTCCCTATTGCTTACATTAGTACTGGCATTCTTTCTAGGAAAGTTTAAGCCAGTTGTTTAGAGTTAGGATAGCTTTTTCCTCTAGTCGTTTTGACTTGAGAATATGTTCCCCAAAAAATTAAAAAGAATTTTAGATGGGTATAATAATTTTAGAGTATTAATGAGCAAAAAATTTTTCATCTGTCCCCAAAGATAATACGTCCTAGACGAATCATGGTTGCCCCCTGTTGTATAGCTAATAAGTAATCAGAGGACATTCCCATTGACAACTGTTCCATCGATAAGGAGGACTGTTGTTTAAGGGTTTGAGCTAATTGTCTGGTCTGGTCAAAGGCAGCTAAAATCTCGGATTCTGATAACCCCAATGGTAAAATAGTCATTAATCCTTCTATTTTCAGATGTTTACACCTTTCTAATTCCGATAAATCGTCCAAAAGTTCCCGAATGTGCCAACCGTATTTATTGGGGTCGGGTAAAACTTTAACCTGGAGACAGAGTTTAGGGGAGTTAACCCCCTCCTGTACTAATTGATTAAGACGTTGAGCCAGCTTTAGATTATCAACACAGTGAATCCAATCAAAGTGTTCTAGGACTTTTTTGGCTTTATTCGTTTGTAAATGTCCAATAAAATGCCAAGAGATATGTTTTAGGTCTTGTAGTTGTTCTTGTTTGGGGATTGCTTCTTGTAGACGACTTTCGGCAAAATCTCTGACTCCTGCTTCATAAGCTTCCTTCATAGCTGATACGGAGACTTGCTTAGTTACCCCGATCAAAAGAACTGACGGGGGGATTTGTTGACGAATTTGGTCAAGGCGTTGGGCAATGGTCATATCAAGGAGCAATTTTCGTAGTTTGGCATTAGTTATTCCTAAAACCTTGCCTTGTAGGGGTCAACGGCCGTTGACCCCTACTTAATTTTGAGGACTATACTATCGCTTACGTACCTATTGAAACGTCTTTTTATGGATTTCGGAGAGATCTTGATATTCTTGAGAGATTCCGATACGACGCAGGTTCCGTAAACGTTTTTCTATCAATAGCCTAGCATCAGAGCGACTAATGGGGTCAAGGGCGGTATTAGTTGAGTTTGTAGTTACCAAAAAAAATAACCGTTGGGCATATAGGGTGGTAAATAACTCTTGATTATCATCGAGGATACATACTCGATATAACAGTCCGAAAGTGGGATGGTTGACATAAATTTCGTTGCTCATTCAATTTCCTAAAAGTGCTTATCCTCTAACAAAGAAATCATTAAAACCGTTACTTATTGTATGTAATCTTAACCTTCTCTGGGCGCAACTAAGGGCCTATTTACTCCCAGAATAGGGAATCTTTAGACAAATGTCATCATTTCTCCACAAACTCACGGCAATATGAATGTGTTACAATAATGATTATCCTTAATTATGGATAATTATCATCAAATGCCCGCCAAAGATATTTATCATGATATCGTAAGAACTGCCCTAGAAAAAGACTGTTGGACAATTACTAATGATCCCCTAGTTATTCGTTGGGGAAAAAGAGATTTATACAATGAATATTTTTATTTCTATCCTTTTGAAAGAGGAGGATTGAAACCTTTTTTTTGTCAAGTTTTATTAGAGAATAAACGCCTTAAATTATTAGTTTTTCATGCAATTCAGGAGGTCATTTTAAAATGGATAACTTAGAGAAGATGAGAGAAATTATTATTGAATCTCTGCGCTATTATGCTAACTTACGCTATGCAACAGGTGAAGTTAATCGACTCCTCATTATAGACAAAGACTCTGATAATTATCTCATTCTCTTAGAAGGATGGGAAAACACAGAAAGAGTTCATGGCTGTTTAGTTCATTTGCAAATTATTAATGATAAAATCTGGATACAAAGAGACGAAATAGAAGAAGGTATTGCCACCGATTTATTAGCTTCAGGAATTCCTAAAGATAAAATTGTCCTTGCATTTAAACCAGAATATATTCGCCCTTATACCGAGTTTGCCGTTAAATAGACTATTATTTACTATAACAACAACAGAGACGCGATCGCTCGCGCCTCTACTTGCTTAAAAATCAGTTAATAACTAACCGAAATTAACCACCAATTTTAACCACAGGTTCAAAGCTAGGAACCACTAACTCTTTATCCTGTTTGGTGAGTTTGTTGTATAACCGTTCCGTATTGGGGAAATTCGCCGCAGGAAGGGTGGGGAAACGACGGTAAGGAACAGTATCTTCACCGAATATTTGGACATATTCCATACCATTAACCATCGCACTAATAAAGGCGCGAATGCCTTGAGTTGCCAGAATTTGATTATATTTTTGAATCTCTTTCTGAGTCAGAGGCGCACGTCCGAGGAAGTGTTTTGTCCCCAATTCAATGACCTTTGTATTAGGATAAGGTGCATAGAACTCTTTGACATACAACTCAGAACAACCTAATCCTTCAATAAACTCTTTAACGTTAATTTCTGCGTTGCTGAGTTTACTTTCAAGAGCAGTAAATTCTGATTGGATAATATAGGGATCAAGATCTCTTTCAAAAATCTGACGATAGGCAGCGCGAATCGCATTTTGTACCCCAACTTTATCCGCCGTTGATAGCAGTTTAAAGACCTTGGTTTGTTCCCGTTGAACCGTCACACCTTGATTAATACGGAACTTAATATCCGGTTCGGTACGATTATTAGAAACTTGCCCTAACTCCACAAAGCGAGGGGTAACTTCTTTATCTACCCGTTGACCAATATCTTCCCGTAACGTACCAGGACGGGTCATGCGTGCCTGAATTCCAGCAGGGGTTACATAACGCTCATAAGGAACCGTATCCTCGCCAAAAGCTTCCTCATACTCTTTACTGTCGATCATGGCATCAACGAGGGCATAAAAGCCTTTCTTAGAAGCCAAATCAAAGTAAGCGTTCATTTCCTGACGACCATAAGTCGGACGACCTAAGAGACGACGGTGAATGAATTCGATCGCTTTAACGACATAGTAAGGAGTCCAGTATGTCTTGAGGAATACTTCCGATTTAGCTAAAGTTTTGATAAACTCCCGTAGGGTAATATCGCCATTTTCTAGCTTAATTTCAGCCACAGTCAAGTTTTGACCTTGATAGACATCCCGTCCAAATACTTGACGATAAGCTGCCCGAATCACCGCTTGAGTGGAACTTTCCCCATATTTAACGCTCACCCCGTTACTACTACCAGGGAGTTCGTTATTGAGACGGAATACTTTTGCTCCCAGGGTTCCGGGAAATTCTCCTCTGGCTTGAGGATTGCTATTTTGGTTATTAATCCCAGGGCCACGGTGAATCAGAATCCGTTTGGTATCTTTGCTAAAAGGTGCGGGACGATTGCTCGGATTACGGGTTTCTTTCGGGAAAATAGCCCCAAATTGGATTTCTAGGGGATCATTACCTGAACCGTAAACGTGCTGATCGGGTAAGGGACGATCATATTTAGCAAAGGTGGTGATAAATTGAGGAACTTTGCGGAAAGGCGCACTATAATTAAACAGATCTTGCTGCATCCCCCAATTACGGCATTCTTGGGCTTCTTGCCCTAATCCCCGTAAATAAGGCACGGTTTCCTCTCCAAAGTAATCAGAATACTCTTGAGAATCCACTAAAGCATCAACTAACGCACCTAAACCACCATTAGAAACGATGGCAAAGTAACTTTGAACTTCTTCACGAGAACTGGGGCCACGGCCTAAAATATGACGGAAAGCCAATTCTAGAGCGCGACTATTGATAAAGGGTTCAAAGAATTGTTGACGATAGAGAGGAGATTTGCACAAACGACGGACAAATCCCTTCATGGTAATGTCGCCGTTTCTGACTTGGGATTCTAAATAAGAAACAGACTGACTATACGCTTTACTGATGTCCCGTTCAAACAGTTGGCGATAAGCTGCTCTGACAATTTCGCTTTTTTCTGACTCGGATAAGCCAGTTTTCATGACGAATTTTTGCCGGGTTGTGGTTGCATTATAGTAACTTTGGGGCAGTTCTAACCCTTGCTGATCCGATGAAGGACGTTGACGTACTTGATTAGCCGGAGTAGGGGCTTTAAATTCCGTAATCAGTACATCAAAATACTGAGTCACAATCTCTTGTGCCTCTGCATCTTGTCGGAAATAATCTTTAGCGGCGGCCCGCATTTCTTGGAGTGCCACTAAGGTAGCATCCGTTGAACAAGCTCTTTCAATGATTTCCCGTAGTCCACGAACATTGACAACGAGGATACTAGGATCGCCCGCAACAATGGCGTAGGTCACATAACGCAAGAACCATGATAAATCTCGTAAGGACTTCTGCATATTGCTTGGGCCATAACGAGAGATATTAATGGGGCGAAATCCAGCAGGAATTGGGCCTGTAGAAGCAAAAATAGAGCGAAATCCGGCGAAAAAGCCTCCGCCACCACCGCTACTTTCAGCGTAGGTAACTTTTCCTAATTCCATGGCCCGTTGCATGGTAACAGGGGCCCCGGCCATGGCCATTTCTTTCACTTCAACGGGAGGCTTTTCTAAATAAGCCATGGGTGATCCACCCGTAAAAATACGGTTGGCTGCTTGTGAAACGATTAAATCAGAGTTATTCGTAAGAATTTGCGCTATTTCGAGCCGCTTGCTTCCTGATTGAAAATAGGCAACTAACTCACTAAGTTCCGTCTTAGCTAAGAAGCGATCCTGTTGTTCTGCTTGGGTAATTGCCGATACAGGAACGGTTTGATACAGTTGGGGCCGTGCTAACGAGCTTCCACCACTTGCCTTTACACTCATTGGATTTCAACTATCTCCCATGAAAAAATTGCTAATCTACTCCTGGTCGGAGTCTAGATATCCGCAACATCTTGATTAAAACCAGATGTTTGTTAAAAAGTTAATCAGCATCTAGATTAAACTGTTTGGTGCTTTCTGAGGGCGTTTGTTACGATTTGTATTCTTTTAATCTTGACTAACCTTGATCTTCAATGGATAAACTCTCAATATGTAAAGTTTTATGACTACATTCCGCATTTGTGCGGATGAATGAGTTTGACTGCTTACACTATTTAGTCTTTTGTTCGGATTACTTTTGTTATTCTCCTGCCTAGACTGATGAAAGAGGGTTGTCTGTAAATCATTTT
It includes:
- the pipX gene encoding transcriptional coactivator PipX; amino-acid sequence: MSNEIYVNHPTFGLLYRVCILDDNQELFTTLYAQRLFFLVTTNSTNTALDPISRSDARLLIEKRLRNLRRIGISQEYQDLSEIHKKTFQ
- a CDS encoding EAL domain-containing protein, whose product is MSNVSEVRHILVIADQKSRRIVPLAQSNYSIGRDPNSSILLYDRQVSRHHATLLRINDVQNEQPCYRIVDGNLQGKRSTNGITINGKYCLSHELQPGDLVRFGSKSQANYYVIANSEELDLLKQGNNLGNKTSESNHLDTFLNDHTIMPLEELFIEDEEENQETMRFGKVCQTNKPSHQIDLSSLIDSNPYPIIEINFPEKITYINPTAKVKFPDLNEVKLDHPILQGLVLNSSGKDETYLVREVKVDEDYYEQHIYYAKDNNSLMTYLFDITKYKQREEKLRASKDRYRLFLEQGTEGILLVDRQSKNIIEANQAYCKLLGYSSAEIIGLSLYELIALEREVIKQELVLVTAEKPYIIKESLHRHRNGSLISVAGKISETLYQGQEVFCLVIRDILERKQAEEKLKYQSLHDPLTNLPNRLLLNKQLAIALAHAQRHQHLLAVIFLDIDSFTHINNTLGHTIGDRVLQSFGKRLESCVRTGDTVSRWGSDEFTLLLPQISNTEDTIKLAQRIFDNLQRPFIIEEHQLKIKCSIGIAVYPQDGENSEILLKNADAAMNRTKEQGRNHYQFYSPNLTDESSLLLRIESLLHQAIEKKQFYLHYQPQISLATGKIVGMEALLRWQHPSLGVIPPQKFIPLAEKTDLMLHINKWVLKTACAQNRSWQKDGLPSIPIAVNLCSREFQQPNLAEIVARVLDETALDPQWLELEVTELTLRQHLNLARKTLKDLQNLGVRIALDDFGRGFSSLGYLKQFSFRTLKIDQEFIRDFRGTSEEMGLISAVLAIGRGFNIRVVAEGVETPEQLQLLREIDCQEVQGYLFSYPLSAKEATEFLGKMAREP
- the proC gene encoding pyrroline-5-carboxylate reductase; the protein is MSIRLGIIGGGVMAEAILSRLVQQGIYQGSEVLVSEPEPKRREFLEQTYGVQVTSDNPNTLTATEALLLAIKPQVFDTVVNQLEIKSQPSYPLIISILAGVPLSRLQAAFPVYPVVRVMPNTPATVGAGMSAISSGQTVEPHHLSLATSIFTAVGEVVTVPESLMDGVTGLSGSGPAFVAIMIEALADGGVAAGLPRTIAAKLALQTVLGTAQLMQTTNIHPAQLKDQVTSPGGTTIAGVAQLEQRRFRSAIIEAVKAAYLRSQELGHKL
- a CDS encoding cell division protein SepF, which produces MIFKKLKDWANIDEPIDDEDDSNESYEEIYGNLEPDNQVQDTSAEDEQRNWRKQDRLNNLTPQSNMRTSRSNNVLDNVIGMPGITNSIAEVVVVEPHSFDEMPEVIQTLRERKSVVLNLNSMDPEEAQRAVDFVAGGTYAIDGHQERIGESIFLFTPSCVKVSTLSGTMHDVPDVNPIMPRSSSPISSWGADVNRLVQ
- a CDS encoding YggS family pyridoxal phosphate-dependent enzyme gives rise to the protein MTIAQRLDQIRQQIPPSVLLIGVTKQVSVSAMKEAYEAGVRDFAESRLQEAIPKQEQLQDLKHISWHFIGHLQTNKAKKVLEHFDWIHCVDNLKLAQRLNQLVQEGVNSPKLCLQVKVLPDPNKYGWHIRELLDDLSELERCKHLKIEGLMTILPLGLSESEILAAFDQTRQLAQTLKQQSSLSMEQLSMGMSSDYLLAIQQGATMIRLGRIIFGDR
- the sfsA gene encoding DNA/RNA nuclease SfsA; the protein is MMIYTYPPLIPGILKQRYKRFLADIELESGEIITAHCANTGPMIGVCTVGSRVYVSKSYNPTRKLAYSWEMIEVNNTWVGINTALPNKVIKLALEKQCLPDLVGQYTQIRSEVPYGVAKKSRIDFLLTQEKGESPIYLEVKNTTLSQGEIALFPDTVTSRGQKHLKELMALLPEANPIMLYFINRGDCGFFAPGNEFDPTYGELFQEAIEKGVKVLPCRFDVTPEGISYLGLASLSLW
- a CDS encoding XisI protein, whose product is MDNLEKMREIIIESLRYYANLRYATGEVNRLLIIDKDSDNYLILLEGWENTERVHGCLVHLQIINDKIWIQRDEIEEGIATDLLASGIPKDKIVLAFKPEYIRPYTEFAVK
- a CDS encoding GTP-binding protein → MSEPTFDDQWNFSDLDETILSFEAIQEELNYKQAQDTLRNLVNRLDLTSQEQIGLEFELDHLTEMLEKLEQSVVQIAAFGMVGRGKSSVLNALLGQSIFATGPLHGVTQTIDTANWKLEEDQSLQGVQRLVLSGWGNSQIQLIDTPGIDEIDGKTREMLAHQMAKQVDLILFIIAGDMTKVEFEALSQLREAGKPMILAFNKIDQYPEVDRLAIYEKIRDDRVKELLSADEIVMIAACPLVTEVTQDKSGNIKQQRLRGTPQIESLKLKILEILHREGKSLVALNTMLYADEVNEQIVARKLEIRENAANQLIQKAVMTKAMAIALNPVTVIDLLTGAVIDVAMILSLSRLYGISMTQQGAIALLQKIGVSMGGISASEFLASLGLSSVKGMLGLAAPATGGFSLFPYVSVAITQGSVAGVSCYAIGQVTKRYLANGASWGPDGPKSVVKSILLSLDETSILNRIKWELGAKLKRS
- a CDS encoding GAF domain-containing protein, coding for MNDDNNFMFQLVRVSNLLEEPINLENGLAEAAKLTAQILRSQRCSIMLFSDESDDSVNDPYLRVFTHYGNLPTSAYAEVTKLNEGIAGYVAATREPLLIKDLTQSKFVTNARYLDEGHNSLMSVPIILSQQVVGVINVSIPLERPSFVEDELDIVEIFALFVGKSLQIAQLQTIMRSKFVEVAVIRDVIENNRQPAVALHSNPTKLAKIVAKSFYKELAQAGFSPNQVIASATEVLNLLQDSLERHKKRIK